A stretch of the Malus domestica chromosome 08, GDT2T_hap1 genome encodes the following:
- the LOC103440459 gene encoding protein JINGUBANG — protein sequence MLAEAESIPRSKFENLAHSAPNIPASAGMVTDLDVEYPTRNSSASALSAACSLDPTRMSGECSPMTMSPWNNTSSSPFSKSLWQPFEESNVPPNGLIGSLLREEGHIYSLAATGDLLYTGSDSKNIRVWKNLKEFSGFKSNSGLVKAIVISGDKLFTGHQDGKIRVWRVSSKDQSVHKRAGTLPTMMDIFKYSVKPSNYVQVRRQKKLWIKHSDAVSCLSLSEDKKLLYSASWDRTLKVWRIETSKCIESIHAHDDAVNSVVASVEGMVYTGAADGTVKVWKKEQSGKIIKHTLAQTLLKQESAVTALAASASGSIVYCGSSDGLVNFWEREKQLSHGGVLKGHKLAVLCLAAAGNLVFSGSADKTICVWRREGTIHTCLSVLSGHTGPVKCLAVEKDKDVNASKADEQRWIVYSGSLDKSVKVWGVSEQAPELTAMSHQRGGFDADSIPSDGSYSSSAGRGSSHNKRF from the coding sequence ATGTTGGCGGAGGCGGAGTCTATACCTCGGAGTAAGTTTGAAAACCTCGCGCATTCTGCCCCCAACATCCCCGCCTCCGCCGGCATGGTGACCGACCTCGACGTAGAATACCCGACACGGAACAGCAGTGCCTCCGCCCTCAGCGCGGCTTGCTCTCTTGACCCGACGCGAATGAGCGGTGAGTGTTCTCCGATGACAATGTCGCCCTGGAACAACACCTCCAGTTCCCCCTTCTCCAAGTCACTCTGGCAGCCGTTCGAGGAATCTAACGTTCCTCCGAACGGCCTTATTGGGTCTCTCCTCCGCGAGGAAGGCCATATCTACTCTCTCGCGGCCACAGGAGACCTGCTGTACACCGGTTCGGACAGCAAGAACATCCGGGTGTGGAAAAATCTCAAAGAATTCAGTGGATTCAAATCGAACAGTGGGCTCGTGAAAGCAATCGTCATTTCAGGCGACAAGCTCTTCACGGGTCACCAAGATGGAAAGATCCGGGTGTGGCGGGTCTCATCGAAAGACCAGAGCGTGCACAAACGCGCCGGGACTCTGCCTACAATGATGGATATCTTTAAATACTCCGTGAAACCCAGCAATTACGTTCAGGTGCGGCGGCAGAAGAAGCTCTGGATCAAGCATTCCGACGCAGTTTCGTGCCTGAGCCTCAGTGAGGACAAGAAGCTTCTTTACTCTGCCTCCTGGGACAGGACGTTAAAAGTGTGGCGAATTGAAACCTCGAAATGCATCGAATCGATCCACGCGCACGACGACGCGGTGAACTCCGTCGTCGCGAGCGTGGAGGGGATGGTGTACACTGGGGCGGCGGACGGGACGGTTAAAGTTTGGAAGAAGGAGCAGAGCGGGAAGATCATCAAGCACACTCTGGCGCAGACGCTGCTGAAGCAGGAGAGCGCGGTGACGGCGCTCGCCGCCAGCGCGTCGGGGTCAATAGTTTACTGCGGATCGTCAGACGGGTTGGTGAATTTCTGGGAGCGGGAGAAGCAGCTGTCGCACGGCGGCGTGCTGAAGGGGCACAAGCTGGCGGTACTCTGTTTGGCGGCGGCGGGGAACTTGGTATTCAGCGGGTCGGCAGACAAGACGATTTGCGTGTGGCGGAGGGAGGGAACGATCCACACGTGCCTGTCGGTTCTGTCCGGGCACACGGGGCCGGTGAAGTGCCTTGCAGTGGAGAAGGACAAGGATGTAAATGCGAGTAAAGCGGACGAGCAGCGGTGGATTGTGTATAGCGGGAGTCTGGATAAGTCGGTGAAGGTATGGGGGGTGTCGGAGCAGGCGCCGGAGCTGACGGCGATGAGTCACCAGCGCGGGGGGTTCGATGCGGATTCGATTCCGTCCGATGGGAGTTATTCGTCTTCGGCGGGTCGGGGCAGCAGCCATAACAAGAGGTTCTGA